One window of the Camelus ferus isolate YT-003-E chromosome 12, BCGSAC_Cfer_1.0, whole genome shotgun sequence genome contains the following:
- the TRIOBP gene encoding TRIO and F-actin-binding protein isoform X4: MGGWKGPGQRRGREGPEERRRAAERGGGCGIPAPLNPAREPFPPSCLLLPPPRGAAMTPDLLNFKKGWMSILDEPGEWKKHWFVLTDSSLKYYRDSTAEEADELDGEIDLRSCTDVTEYAVQRNYGFQIHTKDAVYTLSAMTSGIRRNWIEALRKTVRPTSAPDVTKLSDCNKENTLHSYGTPKGSLKAGEQRGGGPRKADGQRQSLDYVELSPLTQSSPQRARTPARTLDRPAKQEELERDLAQRSEERRKWFEATDSRATETPAGEGPRRGLGAPLTEDQQSRLSEEIEKKWQELEKLPLRENKRVPLTALLNQGCGERRGPPSDSHEVLEKEVQSLRAQLEVWRLQGEAPQGPPKSQEDGHIPPGYISQRADISTVPILQTRPLSYETLCDLPEVNRPVDVQGGI, translated from the exons atgggCGGATGGAAGGGGCCGGGACAGCGCCGGGGAAGGGAAGGGCCGGAGGAGCGGCGGCGGGCGGCCGAGAGGGGCGGCGGCTGCGGGATTCCCGCGCCGCTGAACCCGGCCCGAGAGCCCTTtccaccttcctgcctcctgctcccgcCGCCCCGGGGTGCCGCCATGACG CCCGATCTGCTCAACTTCAAGAAGGGATGGATGTCTATCTTGGACGAGCCTGGAGAG TGGAAGAAGCACTGGTTTGTGCTGACCGATTCAAGCCTCAAGTACTACAGAGATTCCACTGCTGAGGAG GCTGATGAGCTGGACGGTGAGATTGACCTGCGCTCCTGCACGGACGTCACCGAGTACGCAGTGCAGCGCAACTATGGCTTCCAGATCCAC ACCAAAGATGCTGTCTATACCTTGTCGGCCATGACCTCGGGCATCCGGAGGAACTGGATTGAGGCTCTGAGGAAGACTGTGCGTCCAACCTCAGCCCCAGATGTCACCAA GCTCTCGGACTGCAATAAGGAGAACACACTGCACAGCTACGGCACCCCAAAGGGCTCCCTGAAGGCGGGGGAGCAGCGGGGGGGTGGCCCCCGGAAGGCGGATGGGCAGCGGCAGTCGCTGGACTACGTGGAGCTCTCCCCGCTGACTCAGAGCTCCCCGCAGCGGGCCCGCACCCCAGCCCGCACTCTCGACCGCCCAGCCAAGCAGGAAGAGCTGGAGCGGGACCTGGCCCAGCGTTCCGAGGAGCGACGCAAGTGGTTCGAGGCCACAGACAGCAGGGCCACAGAGACACCGGCGGGTGAGGGTCCACGCCGGGGCCTGGGCGCCCCCCTGACCGAGGACCAGCAGAGCCGGCTCAGCGAGGAGATCGAGAAGAAGTGGCAGGAACTGGAGAAGCTGCCCCTGCGTGAGAACAAGCGGGTGCCTCTCACCGCCCTGCTCAATCAAGGCTGTGGGGAGCGCCGGGGGCCCCCAAGTGACAGTCACGAGGTGCTGGAGAAGGAG GTCCAGTCTCTCCGGGCCCAGCTGGAGGTATGGCGTCTCCAAGGGGAGGCTCCTCAGGGTCCACCCAAGTCCCAGGAGGATGGCCACATCCCCCCAGGCTACATCTCACAG CGGGCGGACATAAGcactgtgcccattttacagacaaggccACTGAGCTATGAGACTTTAtgtgacttgcccgaggtcaaCCGGCCTGTAGATGTCCAAGGTGGGATTTGA